A single uncultured Acetobacterium sp. DNA region contains:
- the clpP gene encoding ATP-dependent Clp endopeptidase proteolytic subunit ClpP, whose amino-acid sequence MLTSKTTQSLITNNLVPMVVEQTGRGERSYDLFSRLLKERIIFLNGEINENLSSLIVGQLIFLEADNAEKDIQIYINSPGGSVTAGLAIYDTMNYIRCDVSTICVGLAASMGAFLLAAGKKGKRFSLPNSEIMIHQPLGGAQGQSTDVEIYAKRLIKTREKLNLILSEQTGQPLETIAKDTDRDNFMDPDEAKAYGLIDEIIVSR is encoded by the coding sequence ATGCTAACAAGTAAAACAACACAATCGTTGATTACAAATAATTTGGTACCCATGGTAGTTGAGCAAACTGGCCGTGGTGAGCGATCTTATGATCTGTTTTCAAGATTATTAAAAGAACGAATCATATTTTTAAACGGAGAAATTAACGAAAATCTTTCATCCTTAATTGTCGGTCAATTGATTTTTCTAGAAGCTGATAATGCAGAGAAAGATATTCAGATTTATATTAATAGTCCGGGTGGATCGGTGACAGCAGGACTTGCGATCTACGACACCATGAATTATATTCGCTGTGATGTATCCACCATTTGTGTGGGACTGGCAGCATCAATGGGTGCGTTTTTGTTAGCTGCTGGCAAAAAAGGAAAGCGATTTTCTCTGCCAAACAGCGAAATCATGATTCATCAACCACTGGGCGGAGCCCAGGGACAAAGTACAGATGTGGAGATTTATGCAAAACGTCTGATCAAAACACGAGAAAAACTAAATTTAATCCTGAGCGAGCAAACAGGTCAACCCCTGGAAACTATTGCTAAGGATACTGATCGCGATAATTTTATGGATCCTGACGAAGCGAAGGCCTACGGATTGATTGATGAGATCATTGTGTCGAGATAG